GGGCCTCCCTCTGGATCAACGTCGCCACCGTCGCCGTCAACGTCGTCCTCGACCCCTTCCTCATCTTCGGCTGGTGGGTCTTCCCCCGGCTGGGCGTCCGCGGCGCGGCGCTCGCGACGGTCGGCGGCTACGCCGCCGGGCTCTGCCTCGCGCTCGCGCTCGCGCTCGGCCCGCGTATGAACCTCGCGCGCCGGCATCTCACGCTCACCGCCGCCGACTTCCGCGACCTGCTCTCGGTCGGCGCCCCGATCACGGGCCGACAGGTCGTCAGTCAGAGCGTCCGCGTCCTCCTCGTCGGCGTCGTCGCCCTCGCCGGCGGCGCGGCCGGCCTCGCCGCCTACACCATCGGCGCCCGCGTCGCCAGCGTCGCCGTCCTCCCCTCGCGCGGCCTCGGGCAGGCGGCCCAGAGCATGGTCGGACAGAACGTCGGCGCCGACCGGCCGGATCGCGCCCGGCGGACCACCCGCGTCGGCGTCGCCGTCGCCGCCGGCGCCCTCGCCGTCCTCGGCGCCGTCCAGTGGCTCGTGCCCGTCCCCGTCGCCCGCGTCTTCGTCCCCTCCCTCGCCGGCGACGGCCTCGCGCTCACCGTCCAGTACCTCACCATCCTCGCCTACGGCTACCCCGCCATCGGCGTCGTCGACGCCCTGCTCGCGGGCTTCAACGGCGCGAGCCGCACCCGGACGAGCTTCGTCGCCGACCTGCTGAAATACTGGACGGTGCGCCTCCCCGTCGCCGCCCTCGCGCTCCCCGCGACGGCGTCGGTGTCCCTGCTCGGCGTGACCGTCGCCCCGGGCCTCGACCTGGGGATGCCCGCCGTCTTCTGGGCGGTCACGGGGTCGAACGTCGTCGCCGCGGTCGGCGTGGGGGCGTACTACGCGTACGCGGTTCGTGGTGGCCTGTTCGTCGACGCGGCGGCGGACGTGGCGACGGCGGCGGACGAGAGCGAGGCGGCCGCCGAACCCACCGACTGACGGCCGTGTCGCTCCCGACGGAAACGCCTTTGACGCCCCGGTCCCCGGACTCACCTATGCTTCTGTCCGGCGCCCACGGTCGCGTTCGTGCGCGCTCCCCACCTTCGGAGGTGCTGACCGCGTGAAGGTCGCCGACGCCGTCCCGGAGTTCGCCGACGCCTTCGACTTCGACGAGTTCAACGCGATGCAACGGGAAGCCCTCCCGGTCCTCGTCGAGACGGATCACAACGTCGTCGCGTCGGCGCCGACGGCGAGCGGCAAGACCGCCCTCGCCGAACTCGCCATCTGCAAGACGCTTCGCGACGGGGGGACCGCGCTCTTTATCGCGCCCATGCGCGCCCTCACCAACGAGAAGGAGAGCGAGTGGGAGCGCTTCGAGGACCTCGGCTACTCCGTCTACGTCGTCACCGGCGAGCGCGACCTGAACCCGCGGCGCGCCCGCCACGCCGACGTACTCGTCATGACGCCCGAGAAGGTGGACTCGGCCACCCGCAAACACGACTCCCGGCGCTACGACTTCGTGACCGACGTGGACTGCGTGGTGATCGACGAGGTCCACCTCCTCGACTCCGAGCGCCGCGGCGGCGTCCTCGAAGTCACCGTCTCCCGCCTCCGCCGCCTCTGTGACCCCCGATTCGTCGCGCTCTCGGCGACCATGCCGAACGTCGAGGACGTGGCGGCGTGGCTCGACGCCCCGCCCGAGGCCACCTTCGCCTTCGACGACGAGTACCGCCCGGTCGACCTCCAGACGGGCGTCAAGACCTACACTCACGGCGAGAACTCCTTCGCCGACAAGTACCGCCGGCTCTACCGCGCGCTCGACCTCGCCGAACCCCACGTCCGCGAGGACGGGCAGGCGCTCGTCTTCGTCGCCTCCCGGCAGGACGCCGTCAGCGCCGCTGCCAAGACCCGGGACGAACTCGCCGAACGCGACGTACCCGTCGGCGCCCGCGGCGACTACGACTTCCACACCGACGCGAAGGAGCTGAGCGACGACCGCCTCCACAAGGCCGTCCTCGACGGCGTCGCCTTCCACCACGCCGGTCTCTCGAAAGCGGACCGCGACCGGATCGAGCAGTGGTTCAAGGAGGGGAAGATATCCATCCTCTTCTCGACGTCGACGCTCGCGTGGGGGGTCAACCTCCCCGCCCGCTGTGTGATCGTCCGCGACACAAAGTACCACGACCCGTTGGAAGGTGAAGTGGACATCAGCCCCCTCGACCTCCTGCAGATGCTCGGCCGCGCCGGGCGGCCGGGGTACGACGACGTGGGCTACGGCTGGGTCGTCTGTGACCGCTCCGACGCCGACCGCTACCGTCGCCTCCTGCGTGAGGGCACGGAGATAGAGTCCCACCTCGCGGCCGATCTGGACGCCCACCTCAACGCCGAAATCGCGATGGGGACCATCGACGACCTCGACGACGTGCTCTCGTGGCTCGAGACGACCTACTACTACGTCCGCGCGGCCTCCGAACCCGCGGCCTACGACTTCGACGGCCTCCGCGACCGGGTGCGCGACACGCTCGACTCGCTGGTCTCGCGGGGCTTCGTCGAGATGGGGTCGGACCTCGCCATCGAGTCGACGGCGCTCGGCCGCCTCGCCTCGAAGTACTACCTCCGGCTCTCGACCGCCGAGGCGTTTCACGCCCTCGCGGACCGTGACCGCATCGACGCCGACGCCATCCTCGAAACCGTCGCCGCGGCGGCGGAGTTCGACTCCGTCTCCGCGCGGCAGTCGGAGGCGGACGCCGTCGACGCCGTGTTAGGTAGCGAGGCTGACCATCTCGACGACGGCGGCCGCAAAGTCCTCGCCATCCTCCGCGCCTCGACCAGCGACTCCGTGCCCGCCGACCTGCGGAGCGACGCGTGGATCATCCGCCGGAACGCCCTCCGCCTCCTCGCCGCGCTTCGGGAGTTCCTCGCCCGCTTTGCCGGCCCCCGGGCCGCCAACCTCGCCAGGCGGCTGGAGGCCCGGGTCGAACACGGCGTCAGCCGCGACGCCGTCTCCCTGACCGCCGTCGACGGGGTCGGCGCCGGCCGCGCCCGCAACCTCGCCGCCGGCGGCCTCTCGCGTCCCGCCGACATCGTCGACGCAGGCGCCGACGAACTCGAACGCGCCGGTCTCGCCGCGGGCGTCGCCGAACGCGTCGTGAACGCGGCCGCCGACTTCCCCGCCATCTCGGTCGACTGGGGTGACGTGCCCGACTCGGTGGCCGCCGGCGACAGCGAGATGTGCGAGGTCCGGGTGCGGAACGCCGGCGGCGGCGCCCGCGTCGGCGTCCGCGTCACCGTCAACGGCGTCGAGATGCACGCGAAGGAGACCTACCTCTCGGACGTGACGACGGTGCCGGTCGGGGTGTTCGGGGCGGACGCCGATGAACTCGACTTCCGGGTCGAGGTGGCCTTCGTGGAACTGCCGATTCGGCCGTTCGTGGCGGAGCGGACGGTCCGGGTGGTGTGAGTGGTCGGCCGGCGACGCGTCCGGTCGTCCGTGCCTGTGTCGTCGGTCACGAGACTAGGCCTTCGTGTTTAGTTAACGATGAAGAGTGAGGCGAGTGAATTTCTTGGTGCTCTATGCCAGAAATCACACGCCTCAGCGGGAATAGGGACTGGATTGATTTGGATTTTGTGGAGCGAGAGCGGACCGTGCAAACAATTAACACACTGGCTCCCCTCCCCTCCGTACTCCACGCTTCGGGGACTCCATGAGAGGCGATGGCTCGCGATTCGTCGTCTACGTCGCCCTGTTCGTCCTCGTGATCGGGCAGGTGAGCGGGGCCGGCGTCACGGTCGTTCGTGGCGAGAGCGGTGCCGCGACCGTCAGCGACGGTGGCACCTACTTCGTCGGGCAGACCCTGTCCACGGATCGGTACGATTCGGGCGATAGCGTCGACCTCGAACGCACCAATGGGAGCCTCGTGACGGCCGTTCGCGTCGCCGACGACGGGACGGTGACGCTCGATACGGGGCGATTCTCCTCCGGTGGGTACGAACTCACCAGCCCGTCGGGACCGACCATCTCGTTCGACCTCGTTCGCCAGACGTACTCGGTCGATCCGAACCGCAGTACCGTTTCCACCGCCGACGCGACCCTCGACATCGCGGTGCGGTCGAACCGGGGGAACTACACCCATGCCGTCCGATCACCGGACTTCGATGGATCGACGCTCCGAACGTTTTTCGGCGGCGCCGGAACCGTCGCTTCCGACGGTGACACGCTCCTGCTGTCGGGTGGCGCCCGACAGTCCCTGTCGATGAACCTCACCGGCGTCGAGCCGGGAAGGTACCGCTTCGTCTTCGCCGTCGCCGACGCCGACGCGAGCGAGCACATCACCGTCTCCGTCGACGACTCTGGCCCCGGTCAGATCACACTCGTGCCGCGAATCGTCCAGACCGAGGTCGGCGACGTCGCGACGGTGACCCTCCGCTTCCAGGGCACGGACACCGCACGGCTGACGGTCGGCTCGGCGGCGCTCAACTGGCGGGTCGCCCTGACCGTCAGGGACGCCGACGGCGACGGTTCGGTCGCCATCCGGGTCGATACGGCCAACGCCCGCCAGCCGGGGACGGTGTTCACCGCGACCGGCGCCGACACCGCCTCGAACGTTACCGTGACACACGGTACTCAGTTCACCGACCCCGACCGCCGCATCGCCGCGAATCCGTATCCGCTCTCCGTCGCGACGGGCGGCAGGGAGACTGACGTCGGGACCTTGTCGTTGCGTCCCGCGACCGGCGTCACCAGCATCTGCAACCGGAACGCCGGCTCACTGGTCGATGCGTACGACGACAACGCGGACGCCGTTCCGGGGTTCCTGGCTGGTACCGTCACCGAGACGACGATCCACGGCATCGTGACCGACGCCGGTCAGCGCGATTACACGATTATCACCGATTCCGATCGATCGGTGTCCGCGTTCCGCGCCGGTTCCCCGGACAACGCCACCGTCGAAGTCGAAACCGACTGCGCCACGGTCCGGACGATAGCCGATGCCGA
This window of the Haloplanus rubicundus genome carries:
- a CDS encoding DUF7827 domain-containing protein → MRGDGSRFVVYVALFVLVIGQVSGAGVTVVRGESGAATVSDGGTYFVGQTLSTDRYDSGDSVDLERTNGSLVTAVRVADDGTVTLDTGRFSSGGYELTSPSGPTISFDLVRQTYSVDPNRSTVSTADATLDIAVRSNRGNYTHAVRSPDFDGSTLRTFFGGAGTVASDGDTLLLSGGARQSLSMNLTGVEPGRYRFVFAVADADASEHITVSVDDSGPGQITLVPRIVQTEVGDVATVTLRFQGTDTARLTVGSAALNWRVALTVRDADGDGSVAIRVDTANARQPGTVFTATGADTASNVTVTHGTQFTDPDRRIAANPYPLSVATGGRETDVGTLSLRPATGVTSICNRNAGSLVDAYDDNADAVPGFLAGTVTETTIHGIVTDAGQRDYTIITDSDRSVSAFRAGSPDNATVEVETDCATVRTIADAENKRDAVGTAYDDGDIAIRGVGPIDTILVEVLKLGVRIGDLFGLV
- a CDS encoding MATE family efflux transporter; the protein is MSDRREAIVEGSIPRTLVGLALPLVAQNVVRVAQQVIDTFWLGRLGETAVAAVGLTIPVLGVCFALLVTPFVGTQILVSQRVGADDDAGAHRMVVHGFVLALLVGALVGGAVFLGAGPVVRLVGAGPDVAPLAALYLAVVALGLPLAGASDAVEAGFVGRGDSRASLWINVATVAVNVVLDPFLIFGWWVFPRLGVRGAALATVGGYAAGLCLALALALGPRMNLARRHLTLTAADFRDLLSVGAPITGRQVVSQSVRVLLVGVVALAGGAAGLAAYTIGARVASVAVLPSRGLGQAAQSMVGQNVGADRPDRARRTTRVGVAVAAGALAVLGAVQWLVPVPVARVFVPSLAGDGLALTVQYLTILAYGYPAIGVVDALLAGFNGASRTRTSFVADLLKYWTVRLPVAALALPATASVSLLGVTVAPGLDLGMPAVFWAVTGSNVVAAVGVGAYYAYAVRGGLFVDAAADVATAADESEAAAEPTD
- a CDS encoding DEAD/DEAH box helicase → MKVADAVPEFADAFDFDEFNAMQREALPVLVETDHNVVASAPTASGKTALAELAICKTLRDGGTALFIAPMRALTNEKESEWERFEDLGYSVYVVTGERDLNPRRARHADVLVMTPEKVDSATRKHDSRRYDFVTDVDCVVIDEVHLLDSERRGGVLEVTVSRLRRLCDPRFVALSATMPNVEDVAAWLDAPPEATFAFDDEYRPVDLQTGVKTYTHGENSFADKYRRLYRALDLAEPHVREDGQALVFVASRQDAVSAAAKTRDELAERDVPVGARGDYDFHTDAKELSDDRLHKAVLDGVAFHHAGLSKADRDRIEQWFKEGKISILFSTSTLAWGVNLPARCVIVRDTKYHDPLEGEVDISPLDLLQMLGRAGRPGYDDVGYGWVVCDRSDADRYRRLLREGTEIESHLAADLDAHLNAEIAMGTIDDLDDVLSWLETTYYYVRAASEPAAYDFDGLRDRVRDTLDSLVSRGFVEMGSDLAIESTALGRLASKYYLRLSTAEAFHALADRDRIDADAILETVAAAAEFDSVSARQSEADAVDAVLGSEADHLDDGGRKVLAILRASTSDSVPADLRSDAWIIRRNALRLLAALREFLARFAGPRAANLARRLEARVEHGVSRDAVSLTAVDGVGAGRARNLAAGGLSRPADIVDAGADELERAGLAAGVAERVVNAAADFPAISVDWGDVPDSVAAGDSEMCEVRVRNAGGGARVGVRVTVNGVEMHAKETYLSDVTTVPVGVFGADADELDFRVEVAFVELPIRPFVAERTVRVV